TACATTTCTCAATTTATTCTCAATCACATTATATTATATCCCTTCTAAAAATAAAAGGTTATAACTATTTTAATACTTTTTATACTATTATATATAATAAGTAAGGAGGAACAAAGTGATCCTTGTTCCTCCTTACCTGTGATAATATGTATTATTTAGTGCTATTTCTCTTCACCGACCCGAATAAATTGCAAGCCCCCTAAGTGAACAGCAACATTGAGATGGTCTCGAAGGAGGGCCCCATCTTCCCGATACATCGTGGGGTCATAATGCTCATAGAGAACCTGACCAATCACCATCTCATGATCACCTACAGAAACAATATTCTTCACTTTGCATTCTAACGATAGGAATGCTTCCTCAAGAATAGGGGCATCCGTAGCAACACCTGGAACAATGGGGATATGAAAAGTTGTAAACTTATTCATATCCTTTCCTGAATAAAGGCCTGCTTCACGGAAACGACTCGCGTGATCACCGGTTATAAAATGGAAGGCAAATTCGCCACTCTCTTTAATCATCTGAAGTGTATATCGTTCCTTTGCTAAGGAGATGGCATACATGGGTGGCATAAATGATACGTGAGAATGCATAGCCACGGTACAGATATTGATCTGACCTTTCGCTTCAACAGTGACTACACCTGTTATTTCCGGAAAATAAAATGGGAATCCTTCACTGACCTCGATGGTTGCTTTCTTTTGCACAGCTCATTTCCTCCCTTAACCAGATGTTGGTTACTCCTCGATTATAATGGAAACGGAAAGGCAACGGTATGATTACTTTCTTTCAATCGTTGTAGAACATGCCGCATGAACGCCTTGGAAACCTGCTCACCTTGTTTTGTTCCTGTAATATAGGTAAGCCCTATGGTAGTATCCACTAAGACAAGGCCAGGGATATATTGGGGTAAAAAGAAGGTGACGATCTGCGGTTCCTCCTTCCACTCTCC
Above is a genomic segment from Rubeoparvulum massiliense containing:
- a CDS encoding flavin reductase family protein, which translates into the protein MQKKATIEVSEGFPFYFPEITGVVTVEAKGQINICTVAMHSHVSFMPPMYAISLAKERYTLQMIKESGEFAFHFITGDHASRFREAGLYSGKDMNKFTTFHIPIVPGVATDAPILEEAFLSLECKVKNIVSVGDHEMVIGQVLYEHYDPTMYREDGALLRDHLNVAVHLGGLQFIRVGEEK